Genomic window (Streptomyces sp. RerS4):
CGTACCTGACCACCGCCCAGGGCGCACGGCTGTACGACACCGACCACTCGCTGAAGGCGGGTGAGCGGGGGCCGGTCCTGCTCCAGGACCACCACCTGCGCGAGAAGATCACCCACTTCGACCACGAGCGGATCCCCGAGCGGGTCGTCCACGCCCGTGGCGCGGCGGCCCACGGCGTCTTCATGGGCTACGGAGCCGCCGGCGAGGTGTCGAAGGCCGCCTTCCTCGCCAAGGACGTCGAGACACCCGTGTTCGTACGCTTCTCCACCGTCCTGGGTTCGCGCGGCTCGGCGGACACCGTGCGAGACACCCGCGGGTTCGCGACGAAGTTCTACACCGAAGAGGGCACCTTCGACCTCGTCGGCAACAACATCCCGGTGTTCTTCATCCAGGACGCGGTGAAGTTCCCCGACGTCATCCACGCCGGCAAGCCGCACCCCGACCGGGAGATACCGCAGGCGCAGAGCGCGCACGACACCTTCTGGGACTTCGTCTCCCTGCACACCGAGGCCACCCACCACACCCTGTGGAACATGTCCGACCGGGGCATCCCGCGCTCCTACCGCATGATGGAGGGCTTCGGGGTCCACACCTTCCGCATGGTCAACGCCGCCGGCGAGAGCGTGCTGGTGAAGTTCCACTGGAAGCCGAAGCTCGGCGTGCACTCGCTGGCCTGGGAAGAGGCGCAGCTCATCGGCGGGATGGACCCCGACTTCCACCGCCGGGACCTGTTCGACGCCATCGAGGCGGGCGCCTTCCCGCAGTGGGAACTGGGCATCCAGGTCTTCCCCGACACCCCGGAGCAGACCTTCGAGGGCATCGACCTCCTCGACCCGACGAAGATCGTTCCGGAGGAGCTGTCGCCGGTCCAGCCCATCGGGCTGATGACGCTGAACGCCAACACCAAGAACTACTTCGCCGAGACCGAGCAGGTCGCCTTCCACCCCGGCCACCTCGTCCCCGGCATCGACGTCACCGACGACCCGCTCCTCGCCGGCCGGCTCTTCTCCTACCTCGACACGCAGATCAGCCGGCTCGGCGGCCCCAACTTCGGCCAGATCCCGATCAACCGGCCGCAGACCCCCGTCAACGACATGCTCCGCGACGGCATGCACCAGACCGCCGTGCACACGGGCGTCGCCCCGTACCGTCCCAACAGCCTGGACGGCGGCTGCCCCTTCCTCGCCGGAGCGGACACCGCCGCGTTCGTCGAGACGCCCGTGGCCGTCCCCGCCGCGAGCAAGGTCCGTGCGGCGTCCGCCTCGTTCTCGGACCACTTCACCCAACCGCGCATGTTCTGGCTCAGCATGACCCCGCCGGAGCGCGAACACATCATCGCCGCCTACACCTTCGAACTGAACAAGTGCCGGGAACCGGCCGTCAAGGAACGCACCCTGAAGGTCCTGGCGAACATCGACCCGGAGCTGTGCTCCGCCGTCGCCGAGGGGCTCGGGCTGCCGGCCCCCGAAGCCACCGTGCCGCTCGTCGCGGTCGACCCCAGCCCCGCCCTCTCGCAGCTGGGCCGGGCCTGGCCGACCGACGGCCGCGTGATCGGCATCGTGGCCGACGCCGCCGCCGACCTCGTCGGCGTACGGAGCGTGCGGCAGGCGGTCCTGGACACGGGGATGACGCCCCTCGTCATCGGACCGACCGGAGGAACGCTCGACGCCGACGGCGACCCGGTCCCCGTGCAGCGGACCTATGCCACCGCCCGCTCCGTCGAGTTCGACGCCCTGTTGTTCGCCGGTGCTCCCGCCGCCGGCGCCGACGCCCACGGCGCTCGGGACGCCAAGGCGGGGGCACCCGGGCCGCAGCCCCTCGACCCCCGGGTCCTGCTCCTGCTGACCGAGGCGTACCGGCACGGCAAGGCCCTCGGGGGCTGGAACGGCGCACACCGGCTGCTCGAAGCCACCGGCATCGACCGGGAAGGAGCCGGGGTCGTGGTGGACGAGGACGCGGTCGCGGTCGCGGACGCCGTCACCGCCGCCCTGACGGAGCACCGGGCCTGGGACAGGTTCCCGGCCGAGGCCTGACCCCGGCGCGGCGGCGGGCTCCGGCGGCCCCCGGCGCCCGCCGCCGCCGGGGGCCGGCTTCACACCGGCCGGGCGAAGGAGGGCGTCGGCCGCCCGGGTATCCGTCGTACGGGCGAGGGGCCGAGGGCCGGGGGGCGGGGGGCGGCCAGGCCGTTACGCCGGCCAGGTACCCGTCAACCTGCGCACGCCCGCGGCTCCGCCCCGGTCGACAGCCGCCTTCACGGCGGCGAAGACCGCCCCCTGCAGGGCGGCGGCCGGCAGGATCTCACGCCAGGTCCGGGACTCGTCCAGCGCGTCCGGGGCGTCGTCGGTCCGGCCGATCACCCGCCACAGCTGCTTGAACAGCAGCCCGGACGCCATCCCGCTGACCGCTCCCAGGGCCAGCCCGACCGGCCTGTACATGATCTTGGCCTTGTTCACGCTGCCTCCTCGGACGTGGGCCGACCCGGTGTCCTGGCGCCTGCCCCTGCCGGGCCCGGCAAAACACCGGGCCGCGGTCGCGAGGAGACCGTTTCCCCCGCACCCGCGCGGGCAGACGATCCAGCCTGTGACCCAGGAACCCTCCGAAAGGCGGACCACCATGCCGGACCTCTCATCCTCCCTCCCGCTGTCCGCCGGCGCGGCCGGCGCGGGCCTGTTGGCCGTGGGCGTCGTGGTAGCCCTCCTCCTGATCGCGGCCGTCTGGT
Coding sequences:
- a CDS encoding catalase: MTNEKSETTAEAGDTILPGRPGPLPAPLAEPTRPVEPLPPKPDQEGPETVSPTGQATGADQARVAQSGAYLTTAQGARLYDTDHSLKAGERGPVLLQDHHLREKITHFDHERIPERVVHARGAAAHGVFMGYGAAGEVSKAAFLAKDVETPVFVRFSTVLGSRGSADTVRDTRGFATKFYTEEGTFDLVGNNIPVFFIQDAVKFPDVIHAGKPHPDREIPQAQSAHDTFWDFVSLHTEATHHTLWNMSDRGIPRSYRMMEGFGVHTFRMVNAAGESVLVKFHWKPKLGVHSLAWEEAQLIGGMDPDFHRRDLFDAIEAGAFPQWELGIQVFPDTPEQTFEGIDLLDPTKIVPEELSPVQPIGLMTLNANTKNYFAETEQVAFHPGHLVPGIDVTDDPLLAGRLFSYLDTQISRLGGPNFGQIPINRPQTPVNDMLRDGMHQTAVHTGVAPYRPNSLDGGCPFLAGADTAAFVETPVAVPAASKVRAASASFSDHFTQPRMFWLSMTPPEREHIIAAYTFELNKCREPAVKERTLKVLANIDPELCSAVAEGLGLPAPEATVPLVAVDPSPALSQLGRAWPTDGRVIGIVADAAADLVGVRSVRQAVLDTGMTPLVIGPTGGTLDADGDPVPVQRTYATARSVEFDALLFAGAPAAGADAHGARDAKAGAPGPQPLDPRVLLLLTEAYRHGKALGGWNGAHRLLEATGIDREGAGVVVDEDAVAVADAVTAALTEHRAWDRFPAEA
- a CDS encoding DUF4235 domain-containing protein, which codes for MNKAKIMYRPVGLALGAVSGMASGLLFKQLWRVIGRTDDAPDALDESRTWREILPAAALQGAVFAAVKAAVDRGGAAGVRRLTGTWPA